A window of Microcystis aeruginosa FD4 contains these coding sequences:
- a CDS encoding PIN domain-containing protein encodes MAVTHELAKHQPDEIYLSTVVQLELYYGAYKSSRKEQNLAKLERFCNQFKILPFDQNSAKIAGRIRSQLNQLGIPVGGYDLQIAAIAMANELILITHNIGEFSRIDGLKYEDWEI; translated from the coding sequence TTGGCTGTTACTCATGAGTTAGCAAAACATCAGCCAGACGAGATTTATTTATCTACTGTGGTACAATTAGAATTGTATTATGGGGCTTACAAAAGCAGTAGAAAAGAGCAAAATTTAGCGAAGCTAGAGCGTTTCTGTAATCAATTTAAGATTTTACCTTTTGACCAAAATTCTGCAAAAATTGCTGGAAGAATTCGGTCTCAATTAAATCAATTAGGTATTCCTGTCGGTGGTTATGATTTACAAATTGCAGCTATTGCTATGGCTAATGAGTTAATTTTAATCACTCATAATATCGGTGAATTCAGTCGGATAGATGGTTTAAAATATGAAGACTGGGAGATTTAA
- a CDS encoding RNA-guided endonuclease InsQ/TnpB family protein has protein sequence MLVVEAKLKNGTPEQYHQLDEAIRTSQFVHNSCVRYWRENKGTTRNDLQKLCAVLANNKETPWVNKLNSQARQSAADRAWQSINRFYQNCRAKIPGKKGFPRFKKPSRSVEYKLTGYKLSDDRRKIRFTDGFKAGEFDLWCSQKTLVYYSEQQIKRVRVVRRADGYYCQFLIDLERQEYHKPTGQITGIDLGLKEFYTDAQGNTVENPRYLRKSEKRLQKAQRRLSKRFRQGKKQSKNYHKQRIKVAKLHLKVSRQRKDKAIKEALALVQSNDLVVYEALKVRNLVKNRQLAKSISDASWYQFTEWLNYFAKIYGIVCVAVPPHFTSQDCSVCGTRVQKSLSTRTHQCPNCQTVLDRDHNAAINILKKGLKYLGNHLNGTVGQTETDPNALGESGLWVLNGDIENLSCLVEQGISDSDRSRIPRHSVA, from the coding sequence ATGCTAGTCGTAGAAGCGAAGCTAAAAAACGGAACACCAGAGCAATATCACCAGCTTGATGAAGCTATCAGAACTTCTCAGTTTGTGCATAATTCTTGTGTTCGTTATTGGAGAGAAAATAAAGGAACAACCCGCAATGACCTCCAAAAGCTTTGTGCGGTACTAGCTAACAATAAAGAGACCCCTTGGGTTAATAAATTAAACTCACAAGCTCGTCAATCGGCTGCTGATAGAGCCTGGCAATCAATTAATCGGTTTTACCAGAATTGTCGTGCCAAAATACCAGGGAAAAAAGGTTTTCCTCGGTTCAAAAAGCCTAGTCGTTCGGTTGAGTATAAACTAACGGGATATAAACTATCAGATGATCGACGTAAAATCAGATTTACTGACGGTTTTAAAGCAGGAGAATTTGATTTATGGTGTAGTCAAAAAACCTTAGTTTATTATTCAGAACAACAGATTAAACGGGTAAGAGTTGTTAGACGTGCTGACGGTTATTATTGCCAGTTTTTGATTGACTTAGAACGGCAAGAATACCATAAACCAACGGGACAAATAACAGGAATTGACTTAGGGTTAAAGGAATTTTATACTGACGCTCAAGGCAATACTGTAGAGAATCCACGTTATTTAAGAAAGTCAGAAAAACGACTTCAAAAAGCACAAAGGAGATTATCAAAACGGTTCCGTCAAGGAAAGAAACAGTCTAAAAACTATCACAAGCAACGGATAAAAGTAGCCAAGCTTCATCTTAAAGTGTCAAGACAACGTAAAGACAAAGCAATTAAAGAGGCTTTGGCGTTAGTCCAGTCTAATGATCTGGTAGTCTATGAAGCTTTAAAGGTAAGAAACTTAGTCAAAAACCGTCAGCTTGCCAAGTCGATTTCTGATGCTTCTTGGTATCAATTCACTGAATGGTTGAATTATTTTGCCAAGATTTATGGGATTGTTTGTGTTGCTGTACCACCGCATTTCACTTCTCAAGATTGTTCAGTTTGTGGGACGAGAGTTCAAAAATCATTAAGCACTAGAACTCATCAATGTCCCAATTGTCAAACAGTCTTAGATAGGGATCATAATGCAGCAATAAATATTCTTAAAAAAGGGTTGAAATATTTGGGAAATCATCTCAACGGTACTGTTGGGCAAACAGAAACCGACCCAAACGCCTTGGGAGAGTCCGGCCTCTGGGTTCTTAATGGAGACATTGAGAATCTAAGTTGTCTCGTTGAACAAGGAATTTCCGATAGTGATAGGTCAAGAATCCCCCGTCACAGCGTAGCTTGA